In the Neofelis nebulosa isolate mNeoNeb1 chromosome 11, mNeoNeb1.pri, whole genome shotgun sequence genome, one interval contains:
- the SUSD2 gene encoding sushi domain-containing protein 2: MKLPLLLWALLLLLLATVPGPGPGPAAGAKGTCSHRCGDRDGLCSCHPTCSGLNTCCSDFRDFCLEISPYSGSMMGGKDFVVQHLNWFNPTDGVICRFKESIQTLGHVDSSGHVHCVSPLLYETGRIPFTLSMDNGRSFPRSGTWLAVHPSKVSETEKSQLVNETQWQYYGTADTTGNLTLTWQASALPTETVTIELWGYEETGKPYSGEWTAKWSYLYPLVTNIPNSGFFNFTPKPAPQKYQRWEVGALRIINSKYYAGEKDVHALWSNEHALAWHLGDDFQEDPVAWARAQCLAWEELEDQLPNFLEELPDCPCTLAQAQADSGRFHTDYGCDIERGSVCTYHPGAVHCVRSVQASPRYASGQQCCYTAAGTQLLTADSPGGSTPDRGHDWGAPPFRTPPRVPGLSHWLYDVISFYHCCLWAPDCSRYMRRRPSSDCRSYRPPRLASAFGDPHFITFDGANFTFNGRGEYVLLEATLTNLRVQGRAEPGTTPEGTRDRGTGLTAVAVQEGNSDVVEVRLAGGAGVLQVLLNQEVLSFTEQSWMDLNGMFLSAAAGDSVSIMLSSGAGLEVSVQGPFLSVAVLLPEKFLTHTRGLLGTLNDDPTDDFTLRNGKVLPLSSSSRELFRFGADWAVENASSLLTYDSWFLVNNFLYQPKHDHTFQPLFPEETTPNPSQATEAAELCGDNHFCRLDVMATGSLSVGNATRMAHQWHQHRVQSLKPVRSCGWLAPPPNGLKEGISYLMGSTVHFHCNSGYSLVGAEASTCQADGTWSRPTPVCQPGRSYAVLLSIIFGGLAVVALVALVYVLLRRRKSNMASWGSQP, from the exons ATGAAgctgcccctcctgctctgggccctgctgctgctgctgctggcgaCGGTCCCAGGCCCAGGCCCCGGGCCTGCAGCAG GTGCCAAGGGGACATGCTCCCACCGCTGTGGAGACCGGGATGGGCTCTGCTCCTGCCACCCGACCTGCTCCGGCCTGAACACCTGCTGCTCGGACTTCCGGGACTTCTGCCTGGAAATCTCGCCCTACTCAGGCTCTATGATGGGTGGCAAGGACTTTGTAGTGCAGCACCTCAACTGGTTTAACCCCACTGATGGTGTGATCTGCAG GTTTAAAGAGAGCATCCAGACCCTCGGGCACGTGGACTCCTCTGGACATGTGCACTGTGTGTCACCCTTGCTGTATGAGACGGGCCGTATCCCCTTCACACTCTCGATGGACAATGGTCGCTCCTTCCCGCGttcgggcacctggctggccg tgCACCCCAGCAAAGTGTCGGAGACAGAGAAGAGCCAGCTGGTGAATGAGACGCAATGGCAATACTATGGCACTGCCGACACCACAGGAAACCTCACCCTGACCTGGCAAGCCTCGGCTCTGCCCACGGAGACTGTCACCATCGAGCTGTGGGGTTATGAGGAGACAG GGAAGCCATATTCAGGGGAGTGGACAGCAAAGTGGTCATACCTGTACCCTTTGGTCACAAACATCCCCAACTCCGGCTTCTTCAACTTCACTCCAAAACCCGCACCTCAAAAATACCAGAGATGGGAAGTGGGTGCACTTCGGATCATCAACAGCAAATACTACGCGGGGGAGAA GGATGTGCACGCACTCTGGAGCAACGAGCACGCACTGGCCTGGCACCTGGGTGACGACTTCCAGGAGGACCCTGTGGCCTGGGCCCGCGCCCAGTGCCTGGCCTGGGAAGAGCTGGAGGACCAACTGCCCAACTTCCTGGAGGAGCTGCCTGACTGCCCCTGCACGCTGGCTCAGGCCCAGGCTGACTCTGGCCGCTTCCAT ACAGACTACGGCTGTGACATTGAGCGTGGCAGCGTGTGTACCTACCATCCGGGTGCCGTGCACTGCGTGCGCTCCGTGCAAGCCAG cccccggtaCGCCTCTGGCCAGCAGTGCTGCTACACGGCAGCAGGCACACAGCTCCTGACGGCTGACTCACCTGGTGGCAGCACTCCGGACCGTGGCCACGACTGGGGCGCGCCCCCATTCCGCACACCACCCCGTGTGCCTGGTCTCTCCCATTGGCTCTACGATGTCATCAGCTTCTACCACTGCTGTCTCTGGGCACCCGACTGCTCCCGATACATGCGGCGACGGCCCTCCAGTGACTGTCGAAGCTACCGGCCACCGCGCCTAG cctctgccttcGGGGACCCACACTTCATCACTTTCGATGGTGCCAACTTCACGTTCAATGGGCGTGGCGAGTACGTGCTGCTGGAGGCGACGCTGACCAACCTAAGGGTGCAGGGGCGGGCCGAGCCCGGGACAACGCCTGAGG GCACGCGGGACCGAGGCACAGGGCTGACGGCCGTGGCTGTCCAGGAGGGCAACTCGGACGTGGTAGAGGTCCGGCTGGCTGGCGGGGCAGGGGTCCTACAAGTGCTGCTGAACCAGGAGGTGCTCAGCTTCACCGAGCAGAGCTGGATGGACCTGAATG GTATGTTCCTGTCGGCAGCTGCTGGGGACAGCGTATCCATCATGCTGTCATCGGGGGCTGGCCTGGAGGTCAGTGTCCAGGGTCCATTCCTGAGTGTGGCTGTCCTCCTGCCCGAGAAGTTCCTCACCCACACACGAGGCCTCCTCGGCACACTCAATGATGACCCCACGGATGACTTCACCCTCCGCAACGGGAAGGTCTTGCCCCTCAGCTCCAGTTCCCGAGAGCTGTTCCGCTTTGGGGCTGACT GGGCCGTGGAGAacgcctcctccctgctcacctATGACTCCTGGTTCCTGGTTAACAACTTCCTGTACCAGCCCAAGCATGACCACACCTTTCAGCCCCTGTTCCCCGAGGAgaccacccccaaccccagccagGCAACTGAGGCTGCTGAATTGTGTGGGGACAACCATTTCTGCAGACTTGATGTAATGGCCACTGGGAGCCTGAGTGTGGGCAATGCCACACGGATGGCCCATCAGTGGCACCAGCATCGTGTgcaaagcctgaagcctg TGAGATCCTGTGGCTGGCTAGCTCCGCCCCCCAACGGGCTCAAGGAAGGTATCAGCTACCTGATGGGCTCCACTGTCCACTTCCACTGCAATAGCGGCTACAGCCTGGTTGGGGCAGAGGCCAGCACCTGCCAAGCTGATGGCACCTGGTCCAGGCCCACCCCAGTGTGCCAGCCAG GACGGAGCTACGCGGTGCTGCTGAGCATCATCTTTGGAGGCCTGGCAGTGGTGGCTCTGGTTGCACTCGTCTACGTGCTGCTGCGCCGCAGGAAGAGCAACAT GGCCAGCTGGGGTTCACAGCCCTGA
- the GGT5 gene encoding glutathione hydrolase 5 proenzyme isoform X1, with product MAQGRRATVSMVLLGLGLALAIIVPAVVLSRHHAHCGSQAFAHAAVAADSKVCSEIGRAILQQHGSPVDAAIAALVCTGAVNPQSMGLGGGVIFTIYNATTGKVEVINARETVPASYVPRLLDECEQAQPLGTGAQWIGVPGELRGYAEAHRRHGHLPWAQLFWPTISLLRGDYRMPFTLSQFLQSDFLRPSLYMTSLRQLFFNGTEPLKAQDPFPWPALAATLETVATEGAEVFYTGTLGRTLLEDIANQGSQLTLQDLAEFQPEVVDALAVPLENYTLYSPPPPAGGAILSFILNVLKGFNFSSESVARPEGRVNLYHHLAETLKFAGGQRWRLWDPRSHPDIQNASQDLLGEALAQHIQQQIDARGDHHLSHYSLAGAWGHGMGTAHVSVLGEDGSAVAATSTINTPFGAMLYSPRTGILLNNELLDLCWRRSPDSRVTPLPVPGERPPSSMVPSILINAAQGSKLVIGGAGGELIIPAVAQAIINKLWLGFDLRTAIEAPILHVNSEGHVEYEPNFSREVQKGLQDRGHNQTMRPFFLNVVQAVSQDGACVYAAADPRKGGEASGY from the exons AGCCATCCTCCAGCAACATGGCTCACCTGTGGATGCCGCCATTGCGGCTCTGGTCTGCACCGGAGCCGTCAACCCTCAGAGCATGGGGTTGGGCGGAGGGGTCATCTTCACCATCTATAACGCCACCACAG GGAAGGTGGAAGTCATCAATGCCAGGGAGACGGTGCCTGCCAGCTATGTCCCCCGTCTGCTGGACGAGTGTGAGCAGGCCCAGCCACTGGGCACAG GGGCCCAGTGGATTGGAGTGCCCGGGGAACTCCGTGGCTATGCTGAGGCCCACCGTCGCCACGGCCACCTGCCGTGGGCACAGCTGTTCTGGCCCACCATCTCCCTGCTCCGAGGGGACTACCGCATGCCCTTTACCCTCAGTCAGTTCCTGCAGAGTGACTTCCTACGGCCTTCCCTGTACATGACTTCTCTGAG GCAGCTCTTTTTCAATGGGACAGAACCTCTGAAGGCTCAGGACCCATTCCCATGGCCCGCGTTGGCTGCCACCCTGGAAACCGTGGCCACAGAAGGTGCAGAGGTCTTCTACACAGGGACGCTGGGCCGGACACTGCTGGAGGACATTGCCAATCAAG GTAGCCAGCTGACCCTGCAGGACCTGGCAGAGTTCCAGCCGGAGGTAGTGGATGCCCTGGCAGTGCCCCTGGAGAACTACACCCTATACTCACCGCCACCACCCGCAGGGGGTGCGATTCTCAGCTTCATCCTCAACGTGCTCAAAG ggtTCAACTTCTCCTCTGAGTCGGTGGCCAGGCCCGAGGGGAGAGTGAACTTGTACCATCACCTTGCGGAGACGCTCAAGTTTGCCGGCGGACAGAGGTGGCGACTGTGGGACCCTCGTAGCCACCCGGATATCCAG AACGCCTCCCAGGACCTGCTGGGAGAGGCTTTGGCCCAGCACATCCAGCAGCAGATCGACGCTCGGGGTGACCATCATCTCAGCCACTACAGCCTGGCCGGGGCCTGGGGCCACGGGATGGGCACAGCGCACGTTTCTGTGCTGGGGGAGGATGGCAGTGCTGTGGCAGCCACGAGCACCATCAACACGCC CTTTGGAGCAATGCTGTACTCGCCACGCACGGGCATCCTCCTCAACAATGAGCTTCTGGACCTATGCTGGAGGCGCTCACCGGACTCCAGAGTCACCCCACTACCTG TTCCAGGCGAGCGACCTCCATCATCCATGGTGCCCTCCATCTTGATCAATGCAGCTCAGGGGTCAAAGCTGGTGATcggtggggctggtggggagcTCATCATCCCTGCTGTGGCTCAG gccaTCATAAACAAGCTGTGGCTTGGCTTTGACCTGAGGACTGCCATTGAAGCCCCTATCCTGCATGTCAACAGCGAGGGCCATGTGGAATATGAGCCCAACTTCAGCCGG gaGGTGCAGAAGGGGCTCCAGGACAGGGGCCACAACCAGACCATGAGGCCCTTTTTCCTGAACGTGGTCCAGGCCGTGTCCCAGGACGGGGCCTGTGTGTATGCAGCAGCGGACCCAAGGAAAGGTGGGGAGGCCTCGGGCTACTGA